GACTCCAATATTCCAGTTCGTGAATACGAGATATTCTTTAACCAAACATTTAAGAGCCTGGTAACGCTTACCGACGAAGACCTTCCGGCTTTCGGGATGATTGTGGACAAACTGATGAAGGAGTACAACCGGCACGATAAGTTTTCCCGCAGTATTGTCCTTAATCTGTTGAACCTGTTCTTTCTGGAAGCATCCCGCCTTTACGAGCAGCAAAACAGTAAGGAAGAGGTAGAACCCGGTGACGCTCCCAATTCGTCCATCATCGAGTTTAAAGCGTTAATCGATAAACACTACCGTGAAGAGAAGGGAGTAGCCTTTTATGCCGAAAGGCTGAATATGCAGCCTTCGTGCCTCAACAATGTGACCCGCCGCACTTCCGGAATTACGGCGGGCGAGATGATTAGGAATCGCATCATCACTGAAGTCAAGCGACTTTTATTCAGTACCGATTTGTCCATCAAAGAAATTGGTGTCGAAATGGGATTCGATGA
This Prolixibacter sp. NT017 DNA region includes the following protein-coding sequences:
- a CDS encoding helix-turn-helix domain-containing protein produces the protein MVIPTIERRDIHKGWTNDQWFFKLMTICDYKAENHSESFHLHDYYSVFWIKTGEVVHATDFVEYTLAGNTILFVPPGIRHRMILDKYADGVTFIFNEEFVRMNYDSNIPVREYEIFFNQTFKSLVTLTDEDLPAFGMIVDKLMKEYNRHDKFSRSIVLNLLNLFFLEASRLYEQQNSKEEVEPGDAPNSSIIEFKALIDKHYREEKGVAFYAERLNMQPSCLNNVTRRTSGITAGEMIRNRIITEVKRLLFSTDLSIKEIGVEMGFDDPAYFSRFFKKYTGTSLSDFRERSRKKYK